Within Sporosarcina sp. PTS2304, the genomic segment AACTGCATCGCCACCAAACCGGCGTCAAATGTAGCTAAGTTTTTTCGTGCTTCCTCTGGTGCGTGCGGATACGCTTTGTTTGCATTCCCTACCAATATATCTTTACTCGTCTCATCGATAAAGCCAGCTTTAACCATACTGTTATAGACAGGTTCGATGTTCTGGTGAAGTTCTTTGTCGCCTAGCACTGCGATCACTGCAGAGGCTGTTTCTACTTGTTCTTGATTGTAAGCAATCGCTCGTAGATCTTTTCTTTCTTCTGGATCTAAAAACACGATGAACTCCCAAGGTTGTAAGTTGCTTGTAGAAGGTGCCCGCGTTGCTTCTTTTAAAAGTTCTAGTATTTCTTCTTTTTCGATTGTAAAATCTGGGTCGTATTTTCTAACGGATTGGCGTTCTCGAATAGTAGTGGAAAGTGTCGCTGTCATTAATAATTCCTCCTGTAAAATGGACTAATCTTTAGTAAGTACTAATATAGCATACTTTTAGTAAGTACTTAGCGTCAAGTGTTTAGATTGTGATAAGATAAAGAAAAGTCATGAGGAGGTTTTATTATATGACGAATCATTCACACTGCACAGAAGCAGCTTGTCAACTATATAAGCAAGCGATTGAGTTTATCGGAAAACGTTGGACGGGAATAATTGTGTACCAATTATTAGACGGCCCGAAACGTTATCACGAATTATTGCATGCGATTGATGGAATTTCTGATCGCCTACTCACTGAACGTTTGAAAGATCTGGAGCAAGAAGGGGTACTTGTCAAATACATCATTACAGAGACGCCTAAAAAAGTAGAGTACGAATTGACTCCTATCGGCTATGAATTTAATAAAGTCTTCACTGCGATTATGGATTGGGGAATAAAAAAAGAAGCGTATAAAAAAGATTTACAATAGAAAATGCCCTTCAACCGATTGAAGAACAGATTGAAAATATCTACATTCTGCTTTCGTCAAAAGAGGGATGCTGGGTGAAATACCTCTTCATTTTACCCATAAGCCTTTTGATGGGCTTTCTTTCTTTTTAAATAATCTTCATCAGCACGAATAGTATCCCAGTATTCTTTGAAAATGGCTGCTGACTCCGCTTTCACGGGATCGAGTTCACGTTCTTTTACATTCCCGTCCTCATCATATTTCCGCCCGCTTTTATGATTGGCGTAGCGGCGGGCACGCGTATACCCCATTTGGATAAATTTTCTGGCCATATCCATTCCGACGAAATCGTCATCTTTTCGGTATTGTTCAAATAATTCATAAATTTTTTCGGCGGATTCTTTAGCGATCTCAGGAGTTTTAAAACGCCAATGGGGTAAGATTTCACTTTTATACGGTTCGACTAATAGAACGCCTTGTTCTCCTTTGCCCACTTTGTATAATTCTTTATGCTTTCGTATATTAATCGTTTTATAGTCCAAGTCATAGTCAAATGGCATAGTCCACGCCTCCTTTTTTTCTTTTTTCCCTTAGTGGAGCATGTTAAAACGTTTTGCGTGACGGGTAGAATCCTTGAGTTTGTGTCGGGAAGTCAGTTGGTGTTCGTTCAGAAGTTGGTGTGGGATAAGTGACTTCTCCAGTGCGGTGCGGAAAAGTAGTGTACGTGTGAGGATTCTCCCTGCAGAACCGGACGCTTTCCTGAGGGGACGCGGCGGACTCGCCAGAAGTGCGTTGGCGATTACGCCTGTCGTCCTGATCCTCCAGGAGTCGCCGGTTCTTTCGGGAGAATCCTTGAGTTTGTGTCGGGAAGTCAGTTGGTGTTCGTTCAGAAGTTGGTGTGGGATAAGTGACTTCTCCAGTGCGGTGCGGAAAAGTAGTGTACGTGTGAGGATTCTCCCTGCAGAACCGGACGCTTTCCTGAGGGGACGCGGCGGACTCGCCAGAAGTGCGTTGGCGATTACGCCTGTCAAGTGCCAAAATGTGCTCCTTCTCGCTGCGCTTCACTCGCAAAAGCCGTCCTTCGCCACGGCTTTCCCTGATCCTCCAGGAGTCGCCGGTTCTTCCGGGAGAATCCTTGAGTTTGTGTCGGGAAGCCAGTTAGTGTTCTTCCAGAAATAAAGTATGGTAAGTTACGCTTCCTGGACAGTATGGGTGGAGCTTTGGATTACCTGACTGAATGCATATAAGTCATTGCTTTTCTCACTCCATTCATCGAAACAGTCATAGTAGCTAGCAACACTTCACCGCTTTTTAACTTCAAAAACGGTCGCATTGTATCAGACAAGTCTATTTAGTTGGTCTTTCACCACATACAAAGAGTGATCAAACTGTCTTACACATACAAAGTACGGCTGAAGCTGAAAGACGATCGACTCCGGGAGGATCAGGAAAAGCCGTAGCGAAGGACGGCTTTTGCGAGTGAAGCGTAGCGAGAAGGAGCACATCTTTGCTTTTGACAGGTGTAACTCGCAGCGCTTGACGGTCCACCGCGTCCCCTCCGGAAAGCGTATCGTCTGGAAGCGTAAGCCGCAAGACACGCTAAGTTAGCCTCACTCCATCCAATCACCGTTCTAACTAGCTAAAGTCGTCTGCTTATTTCTATCGACTACCTCGCTTTTCAATGAATGAATTATACAAAATATAGCCAGTTAACAGACGTGGTATAATTTATTCAAAGTATATATTACGCATGGAGGAATGTTTCAGTGAAGAATCTACTTACAAAAAGGTTCTATTCCTATAGATCATCACATAAACTAAAGAGCTGTTTGCGAACGGAACATGAGAATGGGTTGAATCGTCATGTCTTATGAGAAAAAATTACTGGCGATGAAGTCACTTGTGAAAAAAACGAAAGTAGTGGAACAAGTAGCCGAAACGTTCAGCAAGCCTCCAGCGCCGGCATACGAAAAACGCTGGATGACGACAGGACTTGAAAAAATAGAGAATGATTTCGGTGTTGTTTATCAACGGGTCATTCGTTATCCGCTGACTTATAGGCATGGGGATATTTGTCTAGGGGACGTTCAAGAAAAATTGAAGCAGTGGACAGAAACCGGCTATGCGCATCCGCTCTCACCGAAAGATGGAAAGGTACTGTTTTTTGATACGGAAACGACCGGATTAAAAGGCGCCGGTGCAGTCATTTTCTTAATAGGTTTATTGGAATTACAGGCAGAGGAATTTGTTATGACGCAATATGTTTTACCAAACCCTGATCATGAAGCAGCTTTTCTGTATGCATCGGGGCTTTGGCGGGAAGACTTAACATTAGTTACGTATAACGGGAAAAGTTTTGACTTTCCGCAACTGCAAACGCGCTGGTCGTTGCACCGCAAACAATTGCCGGCATTACCCATTCCTCATCAAGTCGATCTATTGCATGGATCTCGCCGTATTTGGAAAGGGCAAATGGAGTCGTTCAAGTTGACCGAAGTAGAACGCAAACAATTAGGATTTCACCGGAAAGATGATATTCCCGGACATATGGCTCCTATTATTTATCAAGATGCGGTGAAAAATGGCCGTGCGGAAATTTTAATGAAAGTCCTATCGCATAATGAATGGGATATCCTTTCGTTAGTAACACTTTTTAGTCTCTCTACAGACATCATCTTGGACGAAAATAGTCAAGAAAATGCCCATATTGCAACGAATATCGCAAAATGGTTTCAAGATCTTGGTTTGACGGAAAAAAGTTATTCAGAGTTGCAGCGAATTGTAGAAACGTATGGAACGAGTTATCCGCTCACACATTATCATCTCGGGCTTGTATTAAAAAGGCATAAAGAATATGAACTTGCTGTACAGTCTTTTGAAATTGTCGCTACATATGGAGAAGGTAAAGAACAAGTGCTGGCGTACGAAGAACTGGCAAAATTGTATGAGCATCAGTTCAAAGAATGGATGCAGGCATTCGAACGGATTCACAGCGGTAAAGAGTTGTTACAGAAACAGCGGACGTTGCCACAGCGCTTCGTTCAACGTATGGAAAATAATTTTCTGAAACGGGAAATACGCGTACGAAATAAACTATTTCCCGGGCAAGCGCAGAAACCGACAGAAGACAAGTACTAGCATAGGGACTAAAGACAAAGAAAGACAACTTATGCTATAATGACCTTATGGAATCATAGATGGAAGGACGTTTTGTCATGGAATTAAAGCTGGATTCAAAAACGATTTTAGAAAAAGAATTTAAACAAGCAATACGTGGGTATAAACAAGAAGAAGTCGACTGGTTTTTGGATGATGTCATTCAAGATTACGAGACATTTAAGAAAGAAATTGCACGTCTGACAGAAGAAAACCAAAAGTTAAAAGCAGAAGCCATTTCTACTCAAAGACGTTCCGCAACACCTGCGCCACAATCGACAAACTATGATATCATCCAAAGAATTTCTAACCTAGAACGTGAAGTGTTTGGAAACAAATTAGCTGAAACAGAATCACGCTAATAGGATCTACGGGTTGTTGAACGAATTCATTGTCAGCATGATAGATTTGGTGTATACTCAAGAATGCCATAGGGAGTATTCAGGTAATCGCTGCAATTTCGGTTGTAGAGGAAAGTCCATGCTCACACGGATCTGAGATGACCGTAGTGTTCGTGCTCGGTGAAAAAATAAGCCGGGGCAATGCAGTAGCATTGATGGCGGGAATAAATCCTACGTCTTCGGATATGGATGAGATTCTCTGAAAGTGCCACAGTGACGTAGTCGGCATGGAAACATGTCGAGTGGAACGGGTAAACCCCACGAGTGAGAAACCCAAATTATGGTAGGGGCGCTCTTCCGAAAGAATTCAATGGAGGAAGGGACAGGCAATTGTCTGTAGATAGATGATTACCGCTCCAAGTACGAGGCGTAAGCCGTTTGAGTACCGGAGAACAAAACATGGCTTACAGAATACTCTATGGCATGACTTTACAATTAGCTCTCCTACAGTTTTGGGAGAGTTTTTCTTTTGTATTCGAATAAAATGTACATAAACCTTCTATATAGATAGAATTGACCAAAACCACTTGATCACGAAGAATGGAGTGTTATGCGTGAGTGAATATAAATTAGTTGCGACCGCTGCAATGGGTCTTGAATCTATTGTAGCATCCGAAGTAAAAGATTTAGGCTATGACTGTCAGACAGAAAACGGAAAAGTATATTTCAATGGAGATGAAGAAGCGATTGCGCGAGCGAATATGTGGCTGCGCGTAGGAGACCGCGTCCGTATCGTAGTAGGTGAATTTAAAGCTTTCACTTTTGACGAATTATTTGAGCGTACAAAAGCATTGCCGTGGGAAGATTTTCTGCCGGTCGATGCCGCGTTTCCAGTAGCAGGTAAGTCCGTTAAATCTAAATTATTCAGTGTGCCAGACTGTCAGGCGATCGTTAAAAAGGCGATTGTTGACCGTTTGAAAATGGCTTATAAACGTGTAGGGTTTTTAGAGGAAACAGGACCGCTATTTAAACTTGAAGTATCCATAGTAAAAGACAAAGTAACGTTGACGATAGATTCAAGCGGTCATGGATTGCATAAACGCGGTTATCGATTAGGACAAGGGGATGCACCGTTGAAAGAAACAATGGCGGCAGCGCTTGTCAAATTATCAAAATGGAGTCCGAATCGTCCATTTGTAGATCCTTTCTGTGGTTCTGGTACAATCGCGATTGAAGCAGCGATGATCGGTCAAAACTTGGCTCCTGGTTATAACCGTTCATTTTTAAGTGAAGAATGGCCATGGATGACTGCGGCAGTATGGGATCGTGTCCGAGAAGAAGTCGAAGATGTGGCGAAGTATGATGTGGAGCTAGACATCCGAGGATATGACATCGACAGCCGCGTGATCAATATTGCCCAACAAAACGCAGTAGAAGCCGGATTTGCGGATTTAATAAAATTCGAGCAACAAGATGTCCGTGATTTACGCATAGAAGGACAAAATGGTGTATTGATCGCGAATCCACCATATGGAGAGCGTCTTGGTGAAGTAGAAGATGCTGAAGACATTGCGGGTATATTAGGACATATTATGAAAGAGCATCCGTCATGGTCGGTATATATTTTATCTTCATTGGAAAATTATGAAGAAATGTACGGGAAACGCGCAACGAAAAAACGTAAATTATTTAATGGCTTCATCCGCACGGACTACTATCAGTTCTGGGGAAAAAGAGTCTAATACACACGAGTAGGAAGAGGGACAAACGCCTCTTCTTTTCTCTTGCATTCAGGAGGAGTTCGCATGAATACAAAAATTCCATTTCAACTATCGAAAGACCAAACGTTTTATGAGTCATTAAATGATTGGTTAGGCGATACGTTATATGATGATTTAACTGAAAAAGGATTCGAATGTCGAGATGAGCAAATCTTCATGGCATTTCAAATAGAGCAGGCATTAAAAGAGAAGCAAGTGTTATTAGCGGAAGCTGGCGTAGGGACTGGAAAGACGATTGCTTATTTACTGCCGGCAATTGCATACGCGCGGTATACCGGAAAGCCAGCCGTCATTTCATGTGCAGACGAAACATTAATCGATCAATTGATTAAAGAAGAAGGCGACATTCAAAAATTAAGTGAAGCTCTCGATTTACACGTAGACGTTCGTCTAGCAAAAGCGCGAAATCAATATATTTGTCTAAAACGTCTAGAAGAGGTTAGCAGTACGACGAATGAAGATTTCGTTGATTTTGTAGAAGACGAGCTGCCGGATTTTGTTTATGCAGACCGTTCATTGCAGTCAGTCTATCCGTATGGCGTGCGTTCAGACTATCCGTATTTAAAAGATGAAGAATGGGATATGATTAATTACCACCCGATTCAACAGTGTGCTGCCTGCGATATAAGAAATCGCTGCGGGCAGACGATCCACCGGAATCATTACCGTGACGCAGTGGATCTTATCATTTGTTCGCATGACTTCTATATGGAACACTTATGGACGAAAGAATCACGTTCACGTCAAGGGCAGTTGCCGTTATTGCCTGAAGTATCTATGGTTGTGTTCGATGAAGGTCATTTACTGGAATATTCCGCGCAACGAGCATTGACGTATGAAGTCCAGCAACATACGATCGTAGAGTTGTTAGAACGTATTATGGTCGACGGAATTCGTGAAAAGTCCTTGCAATTAATGGAACAATTACTCGATGTTCATGAACTGTTCTTCAATCAGCTTCGAAGTCACGCGACAAAGCATGATAACGAACGACTAACTATTGAAAAAAATGAAGAAATGATGCGGTTGGCGAAGAAAGCTGTGTCGTTGTCGCATGACTTACTTGAGGAATTTGTATTCGAAGGTGAGTTATACGTCATACCGGAATATGATTTAAAAATTGTTGAAGAATATTTAGAGCAGTATATTTATTCGATGGAATTATTCGCAGGGGAAAATGACGCTGTCGATTGGCTGGAAGAGCGTCGCGAAGAAAGTACGTTATTGATCATGCCGCGACTCGTCACTTCTATATTGAAAGAGAAGCTGTTTACCGGCACGATGCCTATCGTCTTCTCATCCGCCACATTATCGGTTGAAAAATCATTTGATTATTTGGCATATAGTTTAGGAATAGTGGACTATCAGTCATTTTCCATTGCATCGCCGTTTGATTATGAAAACGTCATGAAGATTCATTTGGAGCAATCATCTACAGAAGAAAAGTATCGACGTCTGTCTTCTATTTTAGTGAGTGAAGAGCAGACGCTTGTGTTGTTTAATTCTAAGCAGTCTATGATGGATGCTTACGATAGTTTACCACTGGAGCAACGTGTTCTCGTGACGTATGAAGGGGAGCGGTCGTTGTCTTCCTTAGTGAAAGACTTTCAACAACAGAAAGTGTCGGTATTTTTCTCCTATCACCTATGGGAAGGTCTCGATCTGCCGAATGAATCTCTCACACGCGTCATCATTTTTGACTTGCCATTCCCGCCACACGACCCGTTATTTGAAGCAAGAAGAGAATTTGCGGAAGATGCATTTGACGAAGTGGATTTACCTTTTATGCTTTTGCGTTTACGCCAAGGGATCGGCCGGTTGATTCGTACGAGTGACGACTTTGGATCCATTCACTTATTCGTAGAACCGAGCGATAACGAGCTATTGCCGGTTATTGAAAGAGTATTACCCGTTCCATTTTCATAAACGAAACGCACAACACAGCTGTAATAGCTTGTGATGTGCGTTTTTTATCTTTCTTCGTCAATAGTTAACAACAGATTGAGTAGTTCTCCATCTTCAAATTTAACGGGTATTTTAAATGCTTGCTGAAAACCGAAAAATTTTGTATTTCCTGTTAATACGGTAGGCGGTGAAATGTCGAGTGTGAGGCTTTCTTTCTCTAAAATGGTACATAAGTTGCCTGCAATCATATTCCCCAGTTCACCGGTGAAAGATTCAGCCATTTCTCCTTCGATATTCATGCCGAACATCGCTTGGCCGATTTTTCCGATTGTAGTATGGGTCGGCTCTACGATTAGACGGCCTTTCATATTGCCGATCAGTCCAATTAGCACACTGATTTCTCGCTGTTCGTATGGCTGTTTAATCATGGAAGGGGAAAGAACTTCAAATTTAATCGGGATGACTGTTGTTAAAGAAGAAATGGTCGCGTTCAATACTTTTTGCACATTTGCCGCTTTATCCATCTAAAGAAACACCCTTTCGAGAGTAATATAATAGTTCAATCATATCACTAAAGACTACTAAAAGACTACTTAAATCTTATTTTATTGTGTAAAAATTCTGTTGTTTAGTGACTTCTCCTTTGTAGGGCGGAAAAATAGTGTGCGTGCTAGGATTCTCCCTGCAGAACCGGACGCTTTCCTGAGGGGACGCGGCGGACTCGCCAGAAGTTCTTTGGCGATTACGCCTATCGTCCTGATCCTCCAGGAGTCGCCGGTTCTTCCGGGAGAATCCTTGAGGTTGTGTTCGTAAGTCCGTTGGTGTTCGTCCAGAAGTTGGAGTGAGGTAAGTGACTTCTCCTTTGCAGTGCAGAAAAGTAGTGTACGTGCTAGGATTCTCCCTGCAGAACCGGACGCTTTCCTGAGGGGGCGCGGTGGACTCGCCAGAAATGCGTTGGCGATTACACCTGTCACCCTGATCCTCCAGGAGTCGCCGGTTCTTCCGGGAGAATCCTTGAGTTTTTGTCGGGAAGTCAGTTTGTGTTCGTCCAGAAGTTGGAGTGAGGTAAGTGACTTCTCCTTTGTAGGGCGGAAAAATAGTGTGCGTGCTAGGATTCTCCCTGCAGAACCGGACGCTTTCCTGAGGGGACGCGGCGGACTCGCCAGAAGTTCTTTGGCGATTACGCCTATCGTCCTGATCCTCCAGGAGTCGCCGGTTCTTCCGGGAGAATCCTTGAGGTTGTGTTCGTAAGTCCGTTGGTGTTCGTCCAGAAGTTGGAGTGAGGTAAGTGACTTCTCCTTTGCAGTGCAGAAAAGTAGTGTACGTGCTAGGATTCTCCCTGCAGAACCGGACGCTTTCCTGAGGGGGCGCGGTGGACTCGCCAGAAATGCGTTGGCGATTACACCTGTCACCCTGATCCTCCAGGAGTCGCCGGTTCTTCCGGGAGAATCCTTGAGTTTTTGTCGGGAAGTCAGTTTGTGTTCGTCCAGAAGTTGGAGTGAGGTAAGTGACTTCTCCTTTGTAGGGCGGAAAAATAGTGTGCGTGCTAGGATTCTCCCTGCAGAACCGGACGCTTTCCTGAGGGGACGCGGTGGACTCGCCAGAAATGCGTTGGCGATTACGCCTGTCGTCCTGATCCTCCAGGAGTCGCCGGTTCTTCCGGGAGAATCCTTGAGTTTGTGTCGGGATGTCAGTTTGTGTTCGTCCAAAAGTTGGAGTAGGATAAGTGACTCTTCCATTGGTGGTGCAGAAAATAAGTGTACGTGTGAGGATTCTCCCTACAGAACCGGACGCTTTCTCGAGGGCGCGCGGCGGACTCGCCAGAAGTGCGTTGGCGATTACGCCTGTCAAGTGCAAAGATGTGCTCCTTCTCGCTGCGCTTCACTCGCAAAAGCCGTCCTTCGCTACGGCTCTCGCTGATCCTCCCAGAGTCGCCGGTTCTTCCGGGAGAATCCTTGAGTTTGTGTCGGGAAGTCAGTTGGTGTTCGTCCAGAAATAGAGTATGGTAAGCTCTACTTCCTGAACAGTGTGAGTGAAGCTTTGGATTGACTGATTGAATACATATAGAGTCATTGCTTTTTCCACTCAGTCCATCGAAATAGTCATAGTAGCTGATGTTGGTCTTTTACCACATACAAAGAGTGATCAACCTGTCTTGCACACACAAAGTACGGCTGAAGCTGGAAGACGATTGACTCCGGGAGGATCAAGGACGACAGGTGTAACCCGCAGTGCTTGACGGTCCACCGCGCCCCCTCCGGAAAGCGTATCGTCTGGAAGCGCAAGCCGCAAGACACTTCAAGTCAGCCTTGCCCCATCTAATAAACGAACATGAAGTAGCAGACAAGCCCACGTAGTCATTCACCACATACAAAGAGTGATCAAACTGTCTTGCCTACACAAAGTACGGCTGAAGCTGGAGGACGATCGACTCCGAGAGGATAAGGGTGACAGGTGTAACCCGCAGTGCTTGACGGTCCACCGCGTCCCCTCCGGAAAGCGTATCGTCTGGAAGCGCAAGCCGCAAGACACTTCAAGTCAGCCTTGCCCCATCTAATAAACGAACATGAAGTAGCAGACAAGCCCACGTAGTCATTCACCACATACAAAGAGTGATCAACCTGTCTTGCACACACAAAGTACGGCTGAAGCTGGAAGACGATCGACTCCGAGAGGATTAAGGGTGACAGGTGTAACTCGCAACGCACTTTTGCGAGGTCCACCGCGCCCCTCCGGAAAGCGTATCGTCTGGAAGCGCAAGCCGCAAGACACTTCAAGTCAGCCTTGCCCCATCTAATAAACGAACATGAAGTAGCAGACAAGCCCACGTAGTCTTTCACCACATACAAAGAGTGATCAACCTGTCTTGCACACACAAAGTACGGCTGAAGCTGGAAGACGATCGACTCCGAGAGGATTAAGGGTGACAGGTGTAACTCGCAGTGCTTGACGATCCACCGCGCCCCCTCCGGAAAGCGTATCGTCTGGAAGCGCAAGCCGCAAGACACTCCACTACATTCAATCTTCTACTTTCATGAACAAACACAACGTAGTAGACAAGCCTACGTAGTTTTCAATACACTTCTGAAAAGTAACTATCTATTTTTTCGCTCATTAATGGTATGATAGGGTGAGTTAAAATTGAAAGGACGACGATTATGTCTACAAACCATGAATTTTTACAGAGATCTGCCACGTATGGACAGATTTTTTTGACAAATGAAGACGACGAACGAAAAGAGAAAACTGCATTACTTGCCAATAAAATAATTGAGAAAGAATATACGATCGCATTCGCAGGGCATTTCTCTGCAGGGAAATCTTCAACAATCAATGCATTAACGGGAGATGACTTGTTGCCATCGAGCCCAATCCCGACAAGTGCCAATATCGTGAAAGTGCATAAAGCAGATGAAGACTATGCGATTATTCACCGTGTCGATGGAACAGCAGTCAAATTCAGCGGACATGGGTTTTCTGAAGGTGTTAAAGCATTCAGTAAAGATGGAGCTGCCGTTTCGCTTGTAGAAATTGGTCATACACAATCGAATCTTCCAGACGGCATTACCGTAATGGATACGCCGGGAGTAGATTCGACGGATGATGCACACAGATTATCTACTGAATCTTCGCTGCATTTGGCGGATTTGGTATTTTATACGATGGACTACAACCATGTCCAATCAGAAATGAACTTCCGCTTTACGAAAGAACTTATGCGTTATAACGAAAATGTCTATTTGATCATTAATCAAATAGACAAACATCGCGACAGTGAACTGTCATTTGATGCATTCAAGAAATCTGTCGAAGATTCATTCAAGCTATGGGGCGTGGAACCTAAAGGGATTTTCTACACATCATTAAAACAGTTGGACCATCCGCATAATGATTTCGAAAAAGTAAAAGCCATTGTAGATGGTTCTATTGAACATCGGGATGAGAATTTTGAATATAACGTCGACCAGTCATTATTGAAACTGAAAGATGAGCATATGAAATTCCTTCAGCAACAAGTGGATGATGTCAAAGAGAACTATAGCGAAATCGTTAGTGAAGGTGAATGGGATCAGTTCGAAGAGTTAACTGCTGATTTAAAAGAAGCTAAAAAACGTATCGAGTTACTGACAGGCGATGAATTCTACGTGAATTTTGAAAAAGAACGTAATGAATTATTGGAGAACGCAGGACTCGCGCCATTTGAGACGAGAGAATTATTGAAATCACATTTAGAAGCGAAGTCTCCTAAGTTTAAAGTAGGCTTTTTAGCTAGCGCAAAGAAAACAGCAGAAGAACGCGAAAAGCGCCGTCAGAAATTAAATGAAAATATTTCTGGATTGGCCCATACACAAATAGAAATTTATTTAAAAGCCCTTATGAAGCAATCATTGAAACAAGCCGGGATTTTAACTGATGAACGCTCTCTTGCGATTGATGCGATGGATTTAACATTGCCGTTTGATCAAGTGGATGAGCAATTACACGTACAGGAAGTCATTACGGGCGAGACGATTTTAAACTACGCCGAACAAATGAAGCGTGCCATTCACTTAGTATATAAAGCAAAGACCGATCGTTGGAAAATGGATATGTCAGCGATCGCAAAATCTGCCGGTGGCGAACAGTCAGGTCCGTTAGCGGAGACGATCCGAGTATTGCAGGAAAAAGTCGATGCGATCAAAGAAATGAGAAAGTGGCAAGAACGTATGGAGTGGGTCGAGAAAGAAGTAGCGAATCCATCTGCACCTACACGTATTGGAAGAGATAAACTACAGGCATTATGGGAACGGCCGAAGCAAATCGAGACAATTGATTATGTTGTGCAGGCTGAAGAGCAACAAATGGTTGTAGTAGAGAATGTGCAGGAAGAAGAAGTACAAGTGCAGCAAGTCGATTCAGACAAAGCAATCGCACACGCCCAACATATTGCGGAATCTGTAGAAACAATTCCTGGTTTTGCGGAGACTGCAAACTATTTACTGACGAAAGCGAGCCGTCTCAAAGGACAGGAATTTACTGT encodes:
- a CDS encoding dynamin family protein, which gives rise to MSTNHEFLQRSATYGQIFLTNEDDERKEKTALLANKIIEKEYTIAFAGHFSAGKSSTINALTGDDLLPSSPIPTSANIVKVHKADEDYAIIHRVDGTAVKFSGHGFSEGVKAFSKDGAAVSLVEIGHTQSNLPDGITVMDTPGVDSTDDAHRLSTESSLHLADLVFYTMDYNHVQSEMNFRFTKELMRYNENVYLIINQIDKHRDSELSFDAFKKSVEDSFKLWGVEPKGIFYTSLKQLDHPHNDFEKVKAIVDGSIEHRDENFEYNVDQSLLKLKDEHMKFLQQQVDDVKENYSEIVSEGEWDQFEELTADLKEAKKRIELLTGDEFYVNFEKERNELLENAGLAPFETRELLKSHLEAKSPKFKVGFLASAKKTAEEREKRRQKLNENISGLAHTQIEIYLKALMKQSLKQAGILTDERSLAIDAMDLTLPFDQVDEQLHVQEVITGETILNYAEQMKRAIHLVYKAKTDRWKMDMSAIAKSAGGEQSGPLAETIRVLQEKVDAIKEMRKWQERMEWVEKEVANPSAPTRIGRDKLQALWERPKQIETIDYVVQAEEQQMVVVENVQEEEVQVQQVDSDKAIAHAQHIAESVETIPGFAETANYLLTKASRLKGQEFTVALFGAFSAGKSSFSNALIGEKVLPVSPNPTTAAINRIRPVSDVHVHNTADIHLKDEATMTEDVGLSFEALGIRITSLEEAYAKTDEALKQPLEDENLHIHKSFIQAFKTGYPLYTPALGTTLTVEREEFTKFVAQEERSCFVDSIDFFYDCPLTRHGITLVDTPGADSINARHTDVAFEYIRNADAILFVTYYNHAFARADREFLIQLGRVKDAFELDKMFFIVNAIDLASNDEEADEVKGFVAGELQKFGIRNPRVHGISSLQALEGKVTNEPNPLMVDFEEKFYAFLEHDLRAQVVQALEEETTKTIDRLASLIDRTIQNRSRKAERLEELAIAERALKERFEKSASEILVKATHDELSELVYYILQRVFLRFGDFFKEGYSPSTFAKNSSDRALKIALAETVGMVGFDLTQELKVTNLRILHYMKKQLLERQRMEVRALAEMDSSIVPSPYEPNDQEMLSFEIPYEQPEVYSAVNKTFKNQKSFFERGDRDILKAKLEELLKGDAASYLGDQKERIEKWADRWIENEAEALRLHLLQESLVQIGSERTLLDGSEQLEQWQSIYEKIRLEELVQ